From the genome of Pseudomonas sp. AB6, one region includes:
- a CDS encoding sll0787 family AIR synthase-like protein, with protein sequence MTDILNLAALLDTLRSTPAMLSKQAIQQPAEVMGDVHRSLTREQLYALPGDDTAAIACGDHFQLLAIEGMLPGFVQAAPWFAGWSAVMANVSDITAMGGRATAVVNAYWHHEHEAAKQVLTGIRAACEAYGLLLAGGHTSLACGNPTALAVAITGVAHKLLSTLHVAPGQVLAMAVDLEGAWHADSTYWKAFEGVPAERLRSKLEVLPRLAEAELLYAAKDISNAGVLGSLLMLLETTGCGATIDLNALPCPLGADLARWLQVFPSYGFLMTLEEGNWINVQAAFAFEGLRCERIGQVNASGSLEVQAGEQRRTFWNLREQAFTGFSYPDHDLSPLKLTQQEH encoded by the coding sequence ATGACTGACATTTTGAATCTCGCTGCGCTGCTCGATACCCTGCGCAGCACCCCGGCCATGCTCTCCAAACAAGCGATTCAGCAACCCGCCGAGGTGATGGGCGATGTTCATCGCTCCCTCACTCGCGAACAGCTATATGCGCTGCCGGGCGACGATACCGCTGCCATTGCCTGCGGCGATCATTTTCAGCTGTTGGCCATCGAAGGCATGTTGCCGGGCTTTGTTCAGGCGGCGCCGTGGTTTGCCGGTTGGTCGGCGGTCATGGCGAACGTCAGTGACATCACCGCCATGGGCGGTCGCGCCACCGCAGTGGTCAACGCGTATTGGCATCACGAACACGAGGCAGCGAAGCAGGTGTTGACTGGTATTCGAGCCGCTTGTGAGGCCTACGGATTATTGCTGGCTGGGGGTCACACCAGTCTCGCCTGTGGTAATCCGACCGCGCTGGCCGTCGCTATTACCGGCGTTGCCCACAAGCTGTTATCGACCCTGCATGTGGCGCCGGGCCAAGTGCTCGCCATGGCCGTGGACCTCGAAGGTGCCTGGCATGCCGACAGCACCTATTGGAAAGCCTTCGAAGGCGTTCCGGCCGAGCGCCTGCGCAGCAAACTCGAAGTGCTACCGCGTCTGGCCGAAGCTGAACTGTTATACGCGGCCAAAGACATCAGCAACGCCGGCGTATTGGGCAGCCTGTTGATGCTGCTGGAGACCACCGGCTGCGGCGCCACTATTGACCTCAACGCCTTGCCCTGTCCCCTCGGCGCCGATCTGGCGCGCTGGCTGCAGGTATTTCCCAGTTACGGTTTTCTGATGACCCTGGAGGAGGGTAACTGGATCAACGTTCAGGCGGCTTTCGCCTTCGAAGGCTTGCGCTGCGAACGTATTGGTCAGGTCAACGCCAGCGGTTCGCTGGAGGTTCAGGCGGGTGAGCAGCGCCGCACTTTTTGGAACCTGCGCGAGCAGGCGTTCACCGGTTTCAGCTATCCCGATCACGACTTGAGCCCTTTAAAGCTTACCCAACAGGAGCATTGA
- a CDS encoding MSMEG_0570 family nitrogen starvation response protein: MPAVNFKVRWPNGKEAAGYSPSTVIYEHLQEGVSYPLPDFLKRLESALNDASERVKQVKGFYCSSAMDTLNSLKGQASVLDARHYDTGQVEILSMRTEGGGRVPGAGWSSF; this comes from the coding sequence ATGCCCGCCGTCAATTTCAAAGTCCGCTGGCCTAACGGCAAAGAAGCAGCCGGTTACTCACCGTCCACCGTGATCTACGAACACCTGCAAGAAGGCGTCAGCTACCCGTTACCGGATTTTCTAAAGCGCCTTGAAAGTGCTTTGAACGACGCCTCGGAGCGGGTCAAGCAGGTTAAAGGCTTCTATTGCAGCTCGGCCATGGACACCTTGAATTCACTTAAAGGGCAGGCCAGCGTTCTCGATGCGCGGCACTACGACACCGGTCAGGTGGAAATACTCAGTATGCGCACCGAAGGCGGTGGCCGGGTTCCCGGTGCCGGTTGGAGTTCGTTCTGA
- a CDS encoding MSMEG_0569 family flavin-dependent oxidoreductase, which yields MVQLTSVKPAHHSVIVVGGGQAGLSASYYLQQQGIDHLLLEKHSVTHAWRHQRWDAFSLVTPNWQCALPGYTYSDQFKGQDPHGFMKRDEINTYLAGFAQSVNAPLLEGVTVQRVVPRASGGYDLHTSQGEYTADKVIVASGGYHTPIIPRLAERLPAGIQQIHSEQYRNPQALPAGNVLVVGSGQSGAQIAEDLHLAGRKVYLAVGDAPRCARFYRGKDVVDWLAQMGYYDIGVDTHPLREGVRDNTNHYVTGRDGGRDIDLRQFANEGMELFGRLEGLNGVWLQFASNLSESLDSADAVYNRINTTIDGYIEKNAIDAPAGEFYSPVWTPEQERAELDLEAHGITSIIWCIGFTPDFTWVEAPVFNGRGHPGHQRGVTTQPGLYFLGLPWLYTWGSGRFSGVARDAEYLVEHIAGVAEEKREARLSLAR from the coding sequence ATGGTTCAGCTCACTTCAGTCAAACCAGCCCATCACAGCGTGATCGTCGTCGGCGGCGGCCAGGCCGGATTGTCTGCCAGTTACTACCTGCAACAGCAAGGCATCGACCATTTGTTGCTGGAAAAGCACAGCGTGACCCACGCTTGGCGCCACCAACGCTGGGATGCCTTCAGCCTGGTTACGCCCAACTGGCAATGCGCGCTGCCAGGTTACACCTACAGCGACCAGTTCAAGGGCCAGGACCCCCACGGGTTCATGAAGCGCGATGAGATCAATACGTATCTCGCGGGATTCGCACAATCGGTCAACGCCCCGCTGTTGGAAGGCGTTACCGTGCAGCGCGTAGTGCCCCGTGCCAGTGGTGGCTATGACCTTCATACCTCCCAAGGCGAGTACACCGCCGATAAGGTCATCGTCGCCTCAGGCGGCTATCACACCCCAATCATTCCGCGTTTGGCTGAGCGTTTACCGGCGGGCATCCAGCAGATTCACTCTGAGCAATACCGCAACCCGCAGGCGTTGCCGGCGGGCAATGTGTTAGTGGTCGGCTCGGGTCAATCCGGTGCGCAAATCGCTGAGGACTTGCACCTTGCCGGGCGCAAGGTTTATTTGGCCGTTGGCGACGCCCCGCGTTGCGCGCGGTTTTATCGCGGCAAGGACGTAGTCGATTGGCTGGCGCAAATGGGCTACTACGACATTGGCGTTGACACCCACCCGCTACGTGAAGGCGTGCGCGACAACACTAACCACTACGTCACCGGTCGTGACGGCGGACGCGACATCGACCTGCGTCAATTCGCCAACGAAGGCATGGAGTTGTTCGGCCGCCTGGAAGGGTTGAACGGCGTTTGGCTGCAGTTTGCCAGCAATCTCAGCGAGAGCCTGGACAGTGCCGATGCCGTGTATAACCGGATCAATACGACCATTGACGGCTACATCGAAAAGAACGCAATCGATGCCCCAGCCGGTGAGTTTTACTCGCCGGTGTGGACGCCCGAGCAAGAGCGCGCTGAGCTAGACCTTGAAGCACACGGCATTACTAGCATCATCTGGTGCATTGGCTTTACCCCTGATTTCACTTGGGTCGAAGCCCCCGTGTTCAATGGTCGCGGCCATCCCGGTCATCAGCGCGGCGTGACGACTCAACCCGGTTTGTATTTCCTCGGCCTGCCGTGGCTGTACACCTGGGGTTCGGGCCGCTTCTCCGGCGTTGCTCGGGACGCTGAATATCTGGTTGAGCACATCGCCGGGGTCGCTGAAGAAAAGCGTGAGGCGCGACTGTCGTTGGCGAGATAG
- a CDS encoding GntR family transcriptional regulator has product MNQLSSDARLPLYQRLRDQLAQQIANNRWRPGEAIPTEAALSSEYCLSTGTVRKAIDMLVNENILERQQGRGTFIRRPQFQSSLFRFFRFQTASGERQVPESRILSIEPMSAPSAAAQALGLAPESPVIRVLRVRLLDAQPVLAEEIWLPRIQFQALLDIDLDQQGPLLYPIYEEFCGQVVAYAQETLTADLVSEIHAQLLQIPVNSPVVVIERLARNYAGEPLEWRRSRGHASHFRYCVDIR; this is encoded by the coding sequence ATGAATCAGCTGTCCAGCGATGCTCGCCTGCCTCTTTATCAGCGTCTGCGTGATCAGTTGGCGCAACAGATTGCCAATAACCGTTGGCGACCGGGGGAGGCGATTCCTACCGAAGCCGCACTTTCCAGCGAGTACTGCCTGTCCACCGGAACGGTGCGTAAAGCCATTGATATGTTGGTCAACGAGAACATCCTCGAACGCCAACAAGGACGCGGCACCTTCATTCGCCGTCCGCAATTTCAGTCTTCGTTGTTTCGTTTCTTCCGGTTCCAAACCGCTTCTGGCGAACGCCAAGTGCCTGAAAGTCGCATCCTCTCCATCGAACCAATGAGCGCGCCTTCGGCCGCCGCCCAAGCGCTGGGGCTCGCGCCAGAATCGCCGGTCATTCGCGTGTTGCGTGTGCGATTGCTGGATGCGCAACCGGTGTTGGCTGAAGAAATCTGGCTGCCACGTATTCAATTCCAAGCGCTATTGGACATCGATCTGGATCAACAAGGGCCTTTGCTCTACCCGATCTACGAAGAGTTCTGCGGCCAAGTGGTTGCTTATGCCCAAGAGACTTTGACCGCCGATCTAGTCAGTGAGATTCACGCTCAGTTGCTACAGATTCCGGTCAATAGCCCGGTGGTGGTGATTGAGCGACTGGCGCGTAATTACGCCGGCGAACCCTTGGAATGGCGCCGTTCAAGAGGACATGCCAGCCACTTTCGTTACTGCGTCGATATCCGCTAA
- a CDS encoding MFS transporter, producing the protein MFKWYRDITSRERKTFWACFGGWSLDALEVQMFGLAIPALLAAFALSKGDAGLISGVTLITSALGGWIGGTLSDRYGRVRTLQWMILWFSIFTCLSAFVTGFNQLLIVKALQGFGIGGEWAAGAVLMAETIQPKYRGKVMGTVQSAWAVGWGIAVATFALIYSFVPEAMAWRVMFMIGLLPALLIIWVRRNVEEPDSFQRQQKEQIKPVSFFTSMAGIFRPQLLRVTLLGGLLGLGAHGGYHAVMTWLPTFLKTERHLSVLSSGGYLAVIIVAFWCGCVVSGFLIDKIGRRKNIILFALCCVVTVQCYLFLPLTNTQMLFLGFPLGFFAAGIPASLGALFNELYPADVRGAGVGFCYNFGRVVSSVFPFMVGHMSESMSLGSAIGIDAGIAYGVAVMAAMLLPETRGRSLDATAVASEVSVNKTEAAQA; encoded by the coding sequence ATGTTCAAGTGGTATCGCGACATCACTTCTCGAGAGCGCAAGACATTCTGGGCCTGTTTCGGTGGCTGGTCGCTGGATGCTCTGGAAGTGCAAATGTTTGGTTTGGCGATCCCGGCGCTGCTCGCCGCGTTCGCCTTGAGCAAAGGTGACGCCGGTTTAATCAGCGGCGTAACGTTGATCACCTCGGCGCTGGGCGGCTGGATCGGTGGGACGTTGTCCGACCGTTACGGCCGCGTCCGCACCCTGCAATGGATGATCCTGTGGTTTTCGATATTCACCTGCCTATCAGCCTTCGTTACAGGCTTCAATCAGCTATTGATCGTAAAAGCCCTGCAAGGCTTTGGGATTGGCGGCGAGTGGGCGGCCGGTGCGGTGCTGATGGCCGAAACCATCCAGCCGAAATACCGTGGCAAAGTCATGGGCACGGTGCAAAGCGCCTGGGCCGTGGGTTGGGGTATTGCGGTGGCTACTTTCGCGCTGATTTATTCCTTCGTGCCCGAAGCCATGGCCTGGCGGGTCATGTTTATGATCGGCCTTCTGCCAGCGCTGTTGATCATCTGGGTAAGACGCAATGTTGAAGAGCCCGACAGCTTCCAGCGTCAACAAAAAGAACAAATCAAACCCGTGAGTTTTTTTACCTCAATGGCCGGTATTTTTCGTCCACAGTTGTTGCGCGTGACGCTGCTGGGTGGGTTGTTGGGCCTCGGCGCACATGGTGGTTACCACGCAGTCATGACCTGGTTGCCGACGTTCCTTAAGACCGAACGCCATTTGTCGGTGCTCAGTTCCGGTGGGTACTTGGCGGTGATCATTGTCGCGTTCTGGTGTGGTTGCGTAGTCAGCGGATTTTTGATCGACAAAATCGGCCGTCGTAAAAACATCATTCTGTTTGCGCTGTGCTGCGTGGTGACGGTGCAGTGCTACCTATTCCTGCCGCTAACCAATACTCAAATGTTGTTTCTCGGTTTCCCCCTTGGATTCTTCGCTGCTGGTATTCCTGCGAGCCTGGGGGCGCTGTTTAACGAGCTGTACCCTGCCGACGTACGCGGCGCGGGCGTGGGTTTTTGCTACAACTTTGGCCGGGTTGTGTCGTCTGTGTTCCCGTTCATGGTCGGCCATATGAGCGAATCCATGTCGCTTGGCTCGGCGATTGGCATTGATGCGGGGATAGCCTATGGCGTTGCGGTCATGGCGGCCATGTTGCTACCGGAAACCCGAGGCCGTTCACTGGATGCCACGGCAGTGGCGTCTGAGGTTTCAGTGAACAAAACAGAAGCCGCCCAGGCTTGA
- a CDS encoding amidohydrolase family protein, whose translation MPDICRSASPLPILGVDAHAHVFSRALSMAWARRYSPGYDATLDQYLTYLRVSGLSHGVLVQPSFLGTDNSYLLSALQQAPIQLRGVAVVDTGISREMMMSMAEQGIVGIRLNLMGQALPDFTDPKWKSLLSQVSALGWHVELHRDVEDLPMLLSALMAYDCKIVIDHFGRPDALLGVEQPAFAQLLELGLSGRVWLKVSGIYRLGGDLRQNLTFAQEAMPLLIRAFGTKRLVWGSDWPHTQFEGQMDYGSAVEQRRQLGWSAQVEQAILVDAPRSLFGLACL comes from the coding sequence ATGCCTGATATTTGTCGGTCCGCAAGCCCTCTTCCGATCCTCGGCGTAGACGCCCATGCCCATGTTTTTAGCCGTGCACTGTCAATGGCGTGGGCCCGGCGTTACAGCCCGGGATACGACGCCACGCTGGATCAGTATTTGACGTACTTACGTGTGAGCGGCCTGAGCCATGGGGTGTTGGTACAACCGAGTTTTCTCGGGACGGATAACAGCTACCTGTTGTCTGCCTTACAACAGGCGCCAATACAATTGCGCGGCGTGGCAGTAGTCGACACCGGCATCAGCCGCGAAATGATGATGAGCATGGCCGAGCAAGGCATCGTGGGCATTCGCTTGAACCTGATGGGACAAGCGCTGCCGGACTTTACCGACCCCAAGTGGAAGTCGTTGTTGAGCCAGGTCTCAGCGTTGGGCTGGCACGTTGAACTGCACCGCGACGTTGAAGACTTGCCGATGCTGCTCAGTGCGTTGATGGCGTATGACTGCAAAATAGTCATCGATCATTTCGGTCGCCCGGATGCGTTGCTGGGTGTGGAGCAACCGGCGTTTGCGCAGTTGCTGGAGCTGGGGTTGAGTGGGCGAGTCTGGCTGAAAGTATCGGGCATTTATCGATTGGGTGGCGACCTGCGACAGAACCTGACTTTCGCCCAAGAGGCGATGCCGTTGTTGATTCGGGCGTTCGGCACAAAGCGTTTGGTATGGGGTAGCGATTGGCCCCACACCCAGTTCGAAGGGCAGATGGATTATGGCTCCGCGGTTGAGCAGCGTAGGCAACTGGGTTGGTCGGCGCAGGTTGAACAGGCCATATTGGTGGATGCGCCCCGAAGCTTGTTTGGGCTTGCGTGTTTGTAG
- a CDS encoding HAMP domain-containing sensor histidine kinase — protein MSLLNPSKGWRSSSSRLLALYSFLFVAWSSILMGVLYWEVTSYLNTLARHSLTQRQHLFSRFQGYQLIDALNTSEKSDMRAVDAYGLFDSEFRPISGPVSSIPANLPMDGHIHELSDCIDSDDPQLPQNSCDAVATQTHDGRWLILVRDNGSLFAVTAIIWHALLWAMSLTIIPGAAGWHLLRRRPLRRIRGLQASAESIVAGDMARRLPVSDRRDELDMLAVIVNAMLDRIEKLMHEVKGVCDNIAHDLRTPLTRLRAQLYRIQQQSAQDSTQAMQMGQVIAEADTLMARFRGLLRISELEDQQRRSGFVELDPRALLHELYAFYLPVAEEVGLTLELRLASFLPTLIGDRALLFEALANLLSNAIKFSPLGGVVVLTAYGEGDNTRIEIQDSGPGIPVAERNAVFQRFYRCADGTQQSGFGLGLSIVAAIINLHGFKLRIDTSPAGGASLILDCRRGSALA, from the coding sequence ATGTCATTGCTGAACCCCTCTAAGGGTTGGCGCTCATCGAGCAGCCGTCTATTGGCGCTGTATAGTTTTCTGTTCGTCGCTTGGAGCAGCATCCTTATGGGCGTGCTGTATTGGGAAGTAACCAGCTACCTGAACACGCTCGCCCGCCACTCGCTAACCCAACGGCAACATCTTTTTTCGCGGTTTCAGGGTTATCAGTTGATTGATGCGTTGAACACCAGCGAGAAATCCGACATGCGCGCCGTGGACGCTTATGGGTTATTCGACAGCGAATTTCGCCCCATCAGCGGACCGGTAAGCAGCATCCCGGCCAATTTACCTATGGATGGCCACATTCATGAACTAAGCGACTGCATAGATTCCGACGACCCGCAGTTGCCGCAAAACAGTTGCGACGCGGTAGCTACCCAAACCCACGACGGGCGCTGGCTGATTTTGGTGCGCGACAACGGTTCATTGTTTGCTGTCACTGCCATCATTTGGCACGCCTTGCTGTGGGCCATGTCCCTGACTATTATTCCCGGCGCTGCGGGGTGGCATTTGTTGCGTCGCCGACCGTTACGCCGAATTCGCGGCCTCCAGGCCAGCGCAGAGTCCATCGTTGCGGGTGACATGGCCCGTCGGCTACCGGTGTCTGACCGCCGTGACGAACTGGACATGCTCGCTGTGATTGTCAATGCGATGCTGGATCGCATCGAAAAGCTGATGCACGAGGTCAAGGGCGTCTGTGACAACATCGCCCACGACCTACGGACCCCGCTGACCCGCCTGCGAGCTCAGCTGTACCGCATTCAACAGCAGTCTGCACAAGACTCTACGCAAGCAATGCAGATGGGCCAAGTTATTGCAGAAGCCGACACTTTGATGGCGCGCTTTCGTGGCCTATTACGTATCTCGGAACTTGAAGACCAGCAACGCCGCTCAGGCTTCGTCGAACTTGACCCACGAGCTTTGCTACACGAGCTTTACGCGTTTTATCTGCCGGTGGCTGAAGAGGTCGGCCTTACCTTGGAATTGCGGTTAGCGTCCTTTTTGCCGACGTTAATCGGCGACCGTGCGTTACTGTTTGAAGCATTGGCCAACTTGCTGAGCAACGCCATCAAGTTCAGCCCCCTTGGTGGTGTGGTCGTCCTCACCGCCTACGGCGAAGGCGACAACACGCGCATCGAAATCCAAGATTCCGGTCCCGGTATCCCGGTCGCGGAACGCAACGCTGTATTTCAACGGTTCTACCGGTGCGCAGACGGCACTCAGCAGAGTGGCTTCGGCCTGGGTTTGTCCATCGTTGCCGCCATCATCAATTTGCACGGGTTCAAACTGCGAATCGACACCAGCCCTGCGGGTGGTGCGAGTCTGATTCTTGATTGCCGCCGAGGTAGCGCGCTGGCTTAG
- a CDS encoding response regulator transcription factor, translating into MTRILTIEDDAVTAQEIVAELNSHGFDVDWVDNGREGLIRAVSGDYDLITLDRMLPDVNGLAIVTTLRALGIGTPILMISALSDVDERVRGLRAGGDDYLSKPFASDEMAARVEVLLRRRNPVSEAQTVLHVGDLALNMISREASRGDQPLSLLPTEYKLLEFMMRNTGQVITRMMIFEEVWGYHFDPGTNLIDVHIGRLRKKIDGPSLTPLIRTVRGSGYVIAEPL; encoded by the coding sequence ATGACCCGAATTCTGACCATCGAGGACGATGCTGTCACGGCGCAAGAAATCGTTGCCGAATTGAACAGTCATGGATTCGATGTTGATTGGGTCGACAACGGACGAGAGGGGCTGATAAGGGCTGTAAGCGGCGATTATGACTTGATCACGCTGGACCGCATGTTGCCGGATGTGAACGGTTTGGCCATCGTCACCACCTTGCGGGCTCTGGGCATCGGCACACCGATTCTGATGATCAGTGCGCTGTCCGATGTTGACGAGCGAGTGAGGGGCTTGCGTGCGGGGGGTGACGACTATCTATCCAAACCTTTTGCCTCCGATGAAATGGCCGCCAGGGTCGAAGTGTTGCTGCGTCGACGCAATCCCGTAAGTGAGGCCCAGACCGTGCTGCACGTCGGGGACCTTGCACTCAACATGATCAGCCGCGAAGCCAGCCGAGGCGATCAGCCCCTAAGCCTGCTGCCCACTGAATACAAACTACTGGAATTCATGATGCGCAACACCGGGCAAGTTATCACTCGGATGATGATTTTCGAGGAGGTCTGGGGCTACCACTTCGACCCCGGCACAAACCTGATAGACGTGCACATTGGGCGTCTACGCAAAAAGATCGATGGCCCCAGCCTGACACCGCTGATTCGGACCGTACGAGGCTCGGGTTATGTCATTGCTGAACCCCTCTAA
- a CDS encoding formate/nitrite transporter family protein — MASKTDGKTPGLSEAEEKNVDKNQPPRAAVLHETIRLQGDQELERSVAALWWSALAAGLTMGLSLMAMGLFNARLPAGEASKVIACLGYSAGFLAVILARQQLFTENTLTAVLPVMSKPTLRNFARLLRLWSVVLVGNLTGTLLVAYVMLHLPIFDLRTDAAFLDIGHKVMENDVSQMFSKGIISGWMIATMVWMIPSMENAKIWIILLITYLMALGDFTHIVVGSAEVSYLVFAGQLPWKDFWLTFAGPTLAGNIIGGSFIFALISHAQIRSESEKTDNREKDPKRFGH, encoded by the coding sequence ATGGCCAGCAAAACAGACGGCAAAACCCCAGGGCTGTCCGAGGCAGAAGAAAAAAACGTCGACAAAAACCAACCTCCTCGTGCGGCGGTGCTGCATGAAACCATTCGCTTGCAAGGCGACCAAGAGCTGGAGCGCAGCGTGGCTGCGTTATGGTGGTCGGCTCTGGCCGCAGGCTTGACCATGGGTTTGTCGCTGATGGCGATGGGCTTATTCAATGCACGCCTGCCCGCAGGCGAAGCCAGTAAGGTGATTGCCTGCCTGGGGTATTCAGCAGGGTTCCTCGCGGTGATTCTGGCGAGACAACAGTTATTCACCGAAAACACCCTGACCGCTGTGTTGCCGGTCATGAGCAAACCGACCTTGCGTAACTTCGCACGGCTGCTGCGCTTATGGAGCGTCGTGCTGGTCGGCAACTTGACCGGTACGTTGCTGGTCGCCTATGTGATGTTGCATCTACCGATTTTTGATCTTAGAACCGATGCAGCTTTCCTCGATATAGGTCATAAGGTCATGGAGAACGATGTGAGCCAAATGTTCTCCAAGGGCATCATTTCCGGCTGGATGATCGCCACCATGGTCTGGATGATTCCCTCCATGGAAAACGCGAAAATCTGGATCATCCTGCTCATAACGTATTTGATGGCGCTGGGAGACTTCACTCACATCGTCGTCGGCTCGGCCGAAGTGTCTTATTTGGTATTTGCCGGGCAGCTACCTTGGAAAGACTTCTGGCTAACCTTCGCTGGACCGACGCTGGCGGGCAACATCATCGGCGGCAGTTTCATCTTCGCCCTGATCAGCCACGCGCAAATCCGTAGCGAAAGCGAAAAAACAGACAACCGCGAAAAAGACCCAAAGCGCTTTGGGCACTAG
- a CDS encoding GNAT family N-acetyltransferase, whose product MSILIREATRADAEVILGFITELATYENAEHEVLARVADIERSLFDEPSPARALICLLDEQPIGFAVYFLSYSTWQGRKGLYLEDLFVSSRHRGVGAGKKLLRHLAKLAYDSGCGRFEWSVLDWNTPAIDFYKSIGAEPQEEWVRYRLAGDTLKGFALGE is encoded by the coding sequence GTGAGCATCCTCATTCGTGAAGCGACCAGGGCCGATGCCGAGGTGATCCTCGGCTTTATTACCGAACTGGCAACCTACGAAAACGCCGAACACGAAGTATTGGCCCGCGTAGCGGACATCGAGCGCAGCCTATTCGATGAACCATCCCCGGCGCGGGCTTTGATCTGTCTGCTCGATGAGCAGCCAATTGGTTTCGCGGTCTACTTTCTTAGCTACTCGACTTGGCAGGGGCGCAAAGGTCTTTACCTGGAAGATTTGTTTGTCTCTTCGCGTCACCGTGGCGTGGGTGCCGGGAAAAAACTGCTTCGCCATTTGGCCAAGTTGGCTTACGACAGCGGTTGCGGACGCTTTGAGTGGAGTGTGTTGGACTGGAACACCCCGGCTATTGATTTTTACAAATCCATCGGCGCAGAGCCCCAGGAGGAGTGGGTCCGTTATCGCCTGGCCGGGGATACGTTGAAAGGCTTCGCGTTGGGCGAGTGA
- the pncA gene encoding bifunctional nicotinamidase/pyrazinamidase, whose product MIFSSASSPNSSGSALLVIDMQNDFMPGGQLAVIDGNALVPLVNQLGACFRNVIITQDWHPAGHLSFASSHAERKPFDNIHLPYGAQTLWPDHCIQNSHGAQLHADLELPNAQLIVRKGYNACIDSYSAFIEADRCTRTGLAGYLRDRGIHTVFLVGLALDFCVAWSAQDACAEGFDTFVIADACRAIDLNGSLDTAWETMLLAGVQRIESDEVFSISKDHSPNAKPFNVSPARR is encoded by the coding sequence ATGATTTTTTCAAGCGCTTCTTCCCCCAACAGCTCTGGTAGCGCGCTGCTGGTTATTGATATGCAAAATGATTTCATGCCTGGAGGGCAACTGGCGGTCATCGATGGCAACGCCTTGGTGCCACTGGTCAATCAACTCGGGGCATGCTTTCGCAACGTGATCATCACTCAGGACTGGCATCCTGCCGGCCACCTCTCTTTTGCCTCCAGCCATGCCGAACGCAAACCGTTCGACAACATTCACCTGCCTTACGGCGCACAAACCCTGTGGCCGGATCACTGCATACAAAACAGCCACGGCGCACAGCTACACGCCGACCTTGAGCTACCCAATGCTCAGCTGATTGTGCGCAAGGGCTATAACGCCTGCATCGACAGCTACTCTGCGTTTATTGAAGCCGACCGCTGCACCCGCACCGGGCTTGCTGGCTACCTCAGGGATCGCGGCATACACACTGTATTTCTGGTCGGCCTGGCTTTGGATTTTTGTGTCGCATGGTCGGCCCAAGATGCTTGTGCAGAGGGTTTTGACACCTTTGTCATCGCCGACGCCTGCCGCGCCATAGACTTAAACGGCTCACTCGACACCGCGTGGGAAACGATGCTGCTGGCTGGGGTGCAACGCATTGAGTCCGACGAAGTATTCAGCATCAGCAAAGATCACTCGCCCAACGCGAAGCCTTTCAACGTATCCCCGGCCAGGCGATAA